The following proteins are encoded in a genomic region of Cryptomeria japonica chromosome 11, Sugi_1.0, whole genome shotgun sequence:
- the LOC131066425 gene encoding dirigent protein 25-like — MESHRHSSQINSFLLRTFQQILLKFQRILFVRRISNLEKRIMAQRTKDLLFLMLLIVWGSYVSATRKLLTDSPKAEEEGSSTPKTITFFMHHITEGPNPIAKPGLGVGGLQGSGNAISGLQIIFGNNINFNGIGNENGNGNAAHLFHQRRSTGLGSLIPGLGLNAPGLALQNSFPNTNIINGGLNPKNPLVGTSGIPLTNVVVIEDTLTEGPDLHSSDVLGKGEGYYFHLPNPAEEEDTNTLLLAFTAKFEGSEYGGSSIDFLGKDNIVLSEREVTIVGGSGVFHGAQGHALIETVSHTVHETVLKFTVTLVYQ; from the exons ATGGAAAGCCATAGACATTCATCTCAAATCAATTCATTCCTCCTCCGCACGTTTCAGCAAATTCTGCTCAAATTTCAGCGAATTCTGTTTGTTAGAAGAATTTCGAATCTGGAGAAGAGAATCATGGCACAGAGAACTAAAGATCTTCTTTTTCTGATGCTTCTCATTGTGTGGGGTAGTTATGTGAGTGCAACTAGAAAATTATTAACAGATAGCCCAAAAGCAGAAGAGGAAGGGTCTTCAACTCCAAAGACTATCACTTTCTTCATGCACCACATAACGGAAGGACCTAACCCGATTGCCAAGCCTGGACTTGGAGTTGGAGGACTTCAAGGAAGTGGCAATGCCATCTCTGGCCTGCAAATCATCTTTGGCAATAACATCAACTTCAATGGCATTGGGAATGAGAATGGGAATGGGAATG CTGCCCATCTCTTCCACCAACGGAGGAGTACAGGGCTCGGCTCACTCATTCCGGGCCTTGGCCTTAATGCACCTGGCTTAGCCCTTCAGAACTCCTTTCCAAACACAAATATTATTAATGGCGGACTAAATCCTAAGAATCCTCTTGTGGGGACATCGGGTATCCCACTGACCAATGTGGTTGTGATTGAGGACACCCTGACAGAAGGGCCTGATCTTCACTCCTCTGATGTGCTTGGAAAGGGGGAGGGATATTATTTTCACTTGCCCAACCCTGCTGAAGAGGAAGATACCAATACATTGTTGCTCGCTTTCACCGCCAAATTTGAAGGTTCTGAATACGGAGGCAGCAGCATTGATTTCTTAGGCAAAGACAACATTGTATTGTCAGAGAGGGAGGTGACAATAGTAGGAGGAAGCGGGGTCTTCCACGGCGCTCAAGGCCATGCTCTCATAGAGACCGTTTCCCACACAGTCCATGAGACAGTCCTCAAATTCACCGTCACACTTGTCTATCAGTAA